In Populus trichocarpa isolate Nisqually-1 chromosome 7, P.trichocarpa_v4.1, whole genome shotgun sequence, the following proteins share a genomic window:
- the LOC18103742 gene encoding uncharacterized protein LOC18103742 has translation MEANICDINHLDADVLLPPRKRLLAGFKKQSSDGDGASLLPVVGSSSSSASPASPSPQSPPSPTPCSPSSSEFQARLNKLLSSHFNNSHNLSPEQIVEASKSAAEAAVKAAEAARAAAQEKEISAAKAVTAAKSALALVASFPEEAASKDKYLRKNKLKKHVQVQLLYKKHQPVENYRDDEELARKLHRVINSSPRISKNSSSSDLKGGHRNKKPKSSTSSERTKVSNGSIIFGENPPSFCNGHAIAGELDSDDSIQEAPIRIPDEKALKYEKAGQLDMDNGEAESSHSKEKNWGDSGSPSKKKGRLKLKKLPLSVCNSKDQSNPKEDSLPRSLPLTDKNTGNPATTRVKPLFPMEPSTGTLMQIEPTPLWKCQEFKAPACVKQNKVVQS, from the coding sequence ATGGAGGCTAACATATGTGACATCAATCACTTGGATGCTGATGTCCTTTTGCCTCCTCGAAAGCGCCTGCTTGCTGGATTCAAGAAACAGAGTTCTGATGGTGATGGTGCTTCGCTTCTTCCTGTAGTTGGTTCCTCTTCATCTTCAGCATCTCCTGCTTCTCCATCTCCCCAGTCTCCTCCTTCCCCGACACCTTGTTCTCCTTCTTCAAGTGAATTTCAGGCACGTCTTAACAAGCTGTTGAGTTCCCATTTTAATAATAGTCATAACCTTTCACCTGAGCAGATTGTGGAGGCCTCAAAATCAGCAGCTGAGGCTGCTGTTAAGGCTGCAGAGGCTGCAAGAGCAGCGGCTCAGGAGAAGGAAATTAGTGCAGCAAAAGCTGTGACAGCTGCCAAGAGTGCTTTAGCTTTAGTTGCATCATTTCCTGAAGAGGCAGCTAGCAAGGATAAATACCTGAGAAAGAATAAGTTGAAGAAGCATGTCCAAGTTCAGCTCTTGTACAAAAAACACCAACCAGTTGAGAATTATAGGGATGATGAAGAATTAGCTCGTAAGTTGCATCGCGTTATAAACAGCTCGCCAAGAATTTCGAAGAATTCTTCCAGTTCTGACTTGAAGGGTGGTCATAGAAATAAGAAGCCTAAAAGCTCAACAAGTTCGGAAAGAACTAAGGTTTCAAATGGAAGTATAATTTTCGGAGAAAACCCACCTTCTTTTTGCAATGGGCATGCCATAGCTGGTGAGTTGGATTCTGATGATTCTATCCAGGAGGCACCCATAAGAATACCTGATGAGAAGGCACTGAAATATGAAAAAGCTGGCCAATTAGACATGGATAATGGGGAAGCAGAGTCAAGTCACTCGAAGGAGAAAAACTGGGGGGATTCGGGTTCGCCTAGTAAAAAGAAGGGAAGACTGAAACTGAAGAAGTTGCCATTAAGCGTTTGTAATTCTAAGGATCAATCAAACCCCAAGGAAGATAGTCTTCCTAGAAGCCTCCCATTGACTGATAAGAACACGGGTAATCCTGCTACTACTCGTGTTAAGCCTTTGTTTCCAATGGAGCCTTCTACTGGTACTCTAATGCAAATTGAACCTACACCACTGTGGAAATGCCAGGAGTTCAAAGCACCTGCATGTGTCAAACAGAATAAAGTCGTGCAGTCGTAA
- the LOC18103743 gene encoding uncharacterized protein LOC18103743: protein MSCSSPSGSEEDDEGIDSYRKGGYHAVRVGDQFSGGRYIAQRKLGWGQFSIVWLAYDTRSSKYVALKIQKSAAQFAQAALHEIELLSAVANSDPSNSKCVVQLIDHFKHAGPNGQHQCMVLEFLGDSLLRLIRHNHYKGLQLEKVREICKCILTGLDYLHRELGIIHTDLKPENILLFSTIDPAKDPIRSGIKPILERPEGNLNGGSTMNLIEKKLKRRAKRAVANISGRRDSMGGAMQKSERSLDGVDVRCKVVDFGNACWAVKQFAKEIQTRQYRAPEVILQSGYSFSVDMWSFACTAFELATGDMLFAPKDGQGYSEDEDHLALMMELLGKMPRKIAIGGALSKDYFDRHGDLKRIRRLKFWPLDRLLVEKYKFPETDAQEIAEFLCPLLDFTPENRPTAQQCLQHPWFNIKSCSQNEMTSESNVEKLGVGVSNLKVGK, encoded by the exons ATGTCGTGTTCATCGCCGTCGGGATCAGAGGAGGATGACGAAGGAATCGATTCATACCGTAAAGGAGGTTATCATGCGGTGAGGGTAGGGGATCAGTTTTCTGGTGGCCGTTATATTGCCCAGAGAAAGCTTGGGTGGGGCCAGTTTTCTATTGTTTGGCTTGCTTACGATACTCGATCCTCT AAATATGTTGCTCTTAAGATCCAGAAAAGTGCTGCACAATTTGCTCAAGCCGCGCTTCATGAGATTGAACTCCTTTCAGCTGTAGCTAATAGTGACCCCTCAAATTCAAAGTGTGTTGTGCAACTGATTGACCACTTCAAGCATGCAGGGCCAAATGGGCAGCATCAGTGCATGGTCCTTGAATTTCTTGGTGACAGTTTGCTCAGGTTAATCAGGCATAATCATTACAAAGGTCTTCAATTAGAAAAAGTTAGAGAGATCTGTAAATGCATTTTGACAGGTTTGGATTACTTGCATAGAGAACTTGGTATAATCCACACTGACCTAAAACCCGAAAATATTCTTCTCTTTTCCACCATTGATCCTGCCAAGGATCCAATTAGGTCTGGGATCAAACCAATCCTGGAAAGGCCTGAGGGTAACCTTAATGGTGGTTCGACTATGAATCTCATCGAGAAGAAGTTGAAAAGGAGGGCAAAGAGGGCAGTTGCTAATATATCAGGAAGAAGAGATTCGATGGGAGGAGCCATGCAAAAGTCTGAGAGATCTCTGGATGGGGTTGATGTGAGGTGCAAGGTTGTTGATTTCGGGAATGCGTGCTGGGCGGTTAAGCAGTTTGCCAAAGAAATTCAAACCAGACAGTATAGAGCTCCTGAAGTCATACTGCAATCCGGGTATTCCTTCTCTGTTGACATGTGGTCTTTTGCTTGTACGGCATTTGAGCTTGCTACTGGGGATATGTTGTTTGCTCCCAAGGATGGACAAGGCTATAGCGAAGACGAG GATCACCTTGCTCTAATGATGGAACTCCTTGGAAAAATGCCAAGAAAG ATAGCTATTGGAGGAGCTTTATCCAAGGATTATTTTGACAGGCATGGGGATCTAAAGAGGATTCGGAGACTGAAATTTTGGCCACTTGATCGCTTGCTGGTTGAAAAATACAAGTTCCCAGAAACTGATGCTCAGGAGATTGCGGAATTTCTGTGTCCCCTTCTCGATTTCACACCAGAGAACCGACCCACTGCTCAGCAGTGCCTGCAACACCCATGGTTCAATATCAAAAGTTGTTCACAGAATGAGATGACAAGTGAATCTAACGTGGAAAAGTTGGGTGTTGGAGTGAGCAATCTGAAGGTGGGTAAGTGA